The genomic DNA TTCGGCAACCCCGGCAACTCGAGGCCGAGGATAGTtatgaaaagaaagaaaaaggtgcCAAGGATGTGCGCTGTATGTGCGCTTTCGATCTTAATTtggttttgcctttttttttttcttctcctaaaCCTTCCTTGTGCCTTTGGCGGCTCTGCGTGTGTAACGCTAACATACCACACCGGGTGGTGGGCGGCTAGAGCATGGAAGCGATCGCGGATGCCGGTCTGGCACGCAGCATAGGGCTATCGAATTTCAACCAGCGCCAGATACAACGGGTGCTCGATAATTGCCGAATTAAGCCGGCCAACCTGCAGGTAAGCGGATGGGAGGCGCGTACCGACGGAAAGTGCACAACCGGTAATCCACTGTTCTTTTGTCCCTTTCGTTCTCCCATCACTCGCGTAGATCGAGAACCACATCTATCTGCAGCAGAATGggttggtaaagttttgcAAAGCGAACGGCATTACTGTGACCGCGTACTCGCCCCTCGGTTCGAAGGGCATCGAGAAGCTGCTGAAGTAAGTGCACGCCGGAAGAACGAACGGCTGACCGCATATACGTCTGACAATTATTCCTCATTGCAGCCGCGAAGTGCCGGACTTGCTGGACAATCCGGTGGTGAAGGGTGTGGCGCAGCGTCACGAAAAAACTGCGGCCCAGATTCTGCTCCGTCATCTGCTGCAGCGCGGCATTGCGACCATCCCGAAAAGCACCAACGCCGCCCGTTTGCGACAAAACATTGCGCTGTTCGAGTTCGAGCTGTCCGACACCGATATGGCCGAGCTGAATGGGCTCGATCAAAATTTGCGCATTTGTGACTTTGGATTCTTTCCCGGGTAAGTAGAGGCGTAGGGCTAGATGGTGGGAAATGGGATTGTGATTTGCTTTCCATCCTTTCTCTTTTAGCATCACCAAACACCCGGAGTTCCCATTTTAAATACACGATACagtaaatcttttttttccctgatGCATTTGCTATTTTATTACTCTCCATTTACACCTACTGTTAGTAAACACTAAAATAAAACTCTCGctttggataaaaaaaatctttctcaTTAGCTTGCCTTTAGGCGCGGTTGCAAACAGAACAAAAGCGTTCCCTTGCGCTCCCTACTCTTTTCAATCGTTGCCAACTGACCACTTAatacatatataaatatataattcTGTGAGTGAGTTCTTGTATCCCTTCCGTTATCACAACTGTTTTGCTAGCCTTGCGTAAGCCTGTGGTGCCTTCGGTCTATCAGCTTCCGTTAAGCTGCCATTACCCTACAAACGATAATTTCAGCAACAAAAAGCGGATGTGGGGATGAATATTGCATGGTTAAATTAAATAGAAGTTCCACCCGCTGGTTGATGAGCCGCGAGAGCGACGGAACGATTGGGGCCAACCGTTTGAACAGCATCAGTCCCGATTGCATTGGACGGTCCTTCCTCGCTCGTCTGCTCCTGGAATGCTGCGTACCggaagttgttgctgtttgtcgTTCGATAGGTTGCGATAACGCGATAAGGAGGGTGGTGGCAAATCACGCGCCAATCACCGCCGGATCGTGGGGAATTAAAGGAATTGAAGGATACGAGCATAAAACACACAGGCATGTAACAATGTGTAACATAGTTCAAGTGAGATAGAAGTAGAGTAGAAGATGAATGAAAGCGCGTGAGAAGATGAGTTAAACGAGCGAACCAAGTGTATGTGGGTTATCAGTGTAACGGTGTGCCGCGGATGGTCATGCATGTGGGCGATGCGGTGCAGTTCAGGGCCAACGGTGAGTTTAAAAACTTGCCATCCTTGGTCCGCATCAAATAGGCAGCCGATGGCGCGGTCGTTGGTTTGCTAACGGTATAACGGCGAAAATCAAATGATTGATGAGCGTGGGGTGAAATCAGATGAAATAAGCACATAAATAGCTGCTTTATAACCTAACAGGGGTACTCGTACGAACGGAGTATTACTCATGCTGTGAAACTACAACCACTCCGATACCATTAGCACTAGGTTCGGCAAATGGAGGGACCGCACAGAGGAGCAGAGGAGAGTGATCGAATTGTTGCGTTGGGCGAACCCCTACACTACACTACCCATTACTACCGATTAGGTCGTTACTTACAGCCCCGTGACGAACGAACTGTTGCCATTCGTGGCACAAGCTGTGTTGGACGATgtaattgtttattgtttttttaattgttgggggggtttcgtttttcgtaGTAATTTGTGTAACATTTGCAACGGACAAAGGGTACGGGAAAATACGAaagataagaagaagaaagaaacgtACCAAGATTGTATGAaaatttgttctattttttggaatgattttgtttgtttcaattgcCAGTAACATCCAGTAGCGTAATTTAGTACTAGTTACCAGTTACCCCTGTTACAACATTAAACACTTAAAATTGCCACCTTTTTACACGTTTGTTTAAGGTACTTCAATTTTTACAACccatcgagagagagagaaaaaactcAACCGACAATTCGAACGCAATATGCTCCATTAAACCACCGATTGTGCACTACATCAAATGTTAAACAACAATACCCTGTTAATGTCCTCAGATCATTTAGCTACATCAAACCGTAGTTTTTATCTATAATATCGATATTACTTAAAAATTACAGCcaccacaaaagaaaaacagcaagcaaacTGCTCAACACGATTAAACTTTACAGCCAGTTTTCAGACCATACAACAAGTGTCTCTAAGTTTAAAACAACAAGCAATTTTCACATAATAAACATCCTAAGCAAACATCCGGATATTCGTTGGATAACATGAGAAACACCTGTTAATAATTTAGAAAATAGTTAAGCTGGCAAACTTTCCTACGCCTAcaggacacaaaaaaagaaaacaatattgAACCTTTGGCCAGTAAACGCAAAAGCACTCACAATGTATCATATCGTTAGCAGAATGTTATCAAACCAAAAACTACAACCAAACATTGCTAAACCGCTTCTTCTCTTTCTACTTTTTCTCCTACGTCTACTTACGTCGTCGCGGGCGAGTAAATGTCGTTGTTCGTATCTAGGCTTGATTTTCTAAGCAACGGGcaacagattgtagtagcGGATGATTAAGCAATCCAAAAGTCCCATCCAAGTAGGCAACGGTTAGTTGGATTAATGGTAAGGAGAAAGAACAATATGGGTTAAACGCAGGATAGTGGTAAGGAGACGGCTTCGCTACTTACCTAGTTTGTGGCGTGGCCGGGCTATCTCGGATAGCACTGATGGTAACTTCAAACAGGACAACCAGCAAACAAAGTAACAGTGGCCCGAGCAGCGCACCTTCTAAGCCGAACAGGTACATCCCTCCAGCAATGGATAGACCGGTCAGGTACGGATGGCCTCCCCTGTTGGGAAAGCAAGCACGGCTTAGTCTTAGCTCCGAACAATTGCCACTGTCGGTGTCACATTACCCCTTTATCTCCGAATGAATGATTGGATTAAAGTTGGACGGGACGATAAAATGTATCATCACCAGGGTGACACCCAGCCAAAACCGATCCTGCGATAGCCACAGGTCGAGAAAGGCAGGCGCACTGCACCAGTACGTCTCGAGGAATGGGGCGGCCGCCAGGATCGATGCCAACACCGCCGGCAGATAGACGATGTGCGCCCCAAACACGGTATGCGTGAGCCAGGTAAACAGTCCATGGAAGAGGGCCAGCTTAAGCGTGGCTACGACTACGCTCGATATCGAATCTTCCAGCGCCTGTATGATGCGTGGACCCCACGAATTGTTGATGCTGATCGCGGTCGGTGCGTACCGATCTTGGCTGCTTTGTAGCAGATAAAATAGTGTCGTAAAGAAAATGATCTGGAAGAGACAATCATTA from Anopheles stephensi strain Indian chromosome 2, UCI_ANSTEP_V1.0, whole genome shotgun sequence includes the following:
- the LOC118506788 gene encoding 1,5-anhydro-D-fructose reductase, which encodes MAAACKMDLTFENGHKMPALGFGTWRAPDDEVEKALNEALEAGYRHIDCAPVYLNEPTIGRVLRQWIDSGRVTREELFIVTKLPPHGTRAATVEKFLKRSLTDLQLDYVDLYLVHVPFTVPEVDGPFLMDDSGEIVLETTTDHVSLWKSMEAIADAGLARSIGLSNFNQRQIQRVLDNCRIKPANLQIENHIYLQQNGLVKFCKANGITVTAYSPLGSKGIEKLLNREVPDLLDNPVVKGVAQRHEKTAAQILLRHLLQRGIATIPKSTNAARLRQNIALFEFELSDTDMAELNGLDQNLRICDFGFFPGITKHPEFPF